The Pseudomonas kermanshahensis genome includes a window with the following:
- a CDS encoding ABC transporter permease produces the protein MNAPRANPSPLRRFSNLLYRRPNLYLMLLLIPPLTWFGAIYLGSLLNLLWQGFYTFDDFTMAVTPDLTLGNFAALFNPSNFDIILRTLGMAVAVSLASAVLAFPIAYYMARYTSGKTKAFFYIAVMMPMWASYIVKTYAWTLLLAKGGVAQWFVQVLHLDGLLQAVLTVPGVGGSTLSTSHLGRFMVFVYIWLPFMILPIQASLERLPPSLLQASADLGARPRQTFWQVILPLSIPGIAAGSIFTFSLTLGDFIVPQLIGPPGYFIGSMVYAQQGAIGNMPMAAAFTLVPIVLIAVYLSIVKRLGAFDAL, from the coding sequence ATGAACGCCCCGCGCGCCAACCCAAGCCCGCTGCGCAGGTTCTCTAACCTGTTATACCGGCGCCCCAACCTCTACCTGATGCTGCTGTTGATCCCGCCACTGACCTGGTTCGGGGCGATCTACCTGGGCTCGTTGCTGAACCTGCTGTGGCAGGGGTTCTATACCTTCGACGACTTCACCATGGCGGTGACCCCGGACCTGACCCTGGGCAATTTCGCGGCGCTGTTCAACCCGTCGAACTTCGACATCATCCTGCGCACCTTGGGCATGGCAGTGGCAGTCTCGCTGGCCAGCGCGGTGCTGGCCTTCCCGATCGCCTACTACATGGCGCGCTACACCAGCGGCAAGACCAAGGCATTTTTCTACATCGCGGTGATGATGCCGATGTGGGCCAGCTACATCGTCAAGACTTACGCCTGGACCTTGCTGCTGGCCAAAGGCGGCGTGGCCCAATGGTTCGTCCAGGTGCTGCACCTGGACGGCCTGCTGCAGGCGGTGCTGACAGTGCCTGGCGTTGGCGGCAGTACCCTGTCGACCTCGCACCTGGGGCGCTTCATGGTGTTCGTGTACATCTGGCTGCCGTTCATGATCCTGCCGATTCAGGCCTCGCTGGAGCGCTTGCCGCCGTCCTTGCTGCAAGCGTCGGCGGACCTGGGGGCCAGGCCCAGGCAAACCTTCTGGCAGGTGATTTTGCCGCTGTCGATCCCGGGCATTGCCGCAGGGTCAATCTTCACCTTCTCCCTGACCCTGGGCGACTTCATCGTGCCGCAGCTGATCGGCCCGCCCGGTTACTTCATCGGCAGCATGGTCTATGCCCAACAAGGGGCGATCGGCAACATGCCAATGGCCGCCGCGTTTACCTTGGTGCCTATCGTGCTGATCGCGGTCTACTTGTCCATCGTCAAGCGCCTGGGGGCATTCGATGCACTCTGA
- a CDS encoding ABC transporter ATP-binding protein yields MPLAVQFTHVSRTFGEVKAVDQVSIDIEDGEFFSMLGPSGSGKTTCLRLIAGFEQPNTGSIRIHGVEAAGVPPYQRDVNTVFQDYALFPHMNVRDNIAYGLKVKGVAKAERHARAEEALAMVALAGYGARKPAQLSGGQRQRVALARALVNRPRVLLLDEPLGALDLKLREQMQGELKKLQRQLGITFIFVTHDQTEALSMSDRVAVFNRGRIEQVDTPRNLYMKPATTFVAEFVGTSNVVRGALAEQLNGSPAPFSIRPEHIRLGEQAAASHEVQVSGLLHDVQYQGSATRFELQLDSGQLLTVSQANDRWQAQPPTWQAGQRVLARWPREAMTALQETVLDEGR; encoded by the coding sequence ATGCCCCTAGCCGTCCAGTTCACCCACGTTTCACGCACCTTCGGCGAGGTCAAGGCCGTCGACCAGGTCAGCATCGACATCGAAGATGGCGAGTTCTTTTCCATGCTCGGCCCTTCCGGCTCGGGCAAGACCACCTGCCTGCGCCTGATCGCAGGCTTCGAACAACCCAACACTGGCTCGATCCGCATCCATGGCGTCGAAGCTGCAGGCGTGCCGCCCTACCAACGCGACGTCAACACCGTGTTCCAGGACTACGCACTGTTCCCGCACATGAACGTGCGCGACAACATCGCCTACGGCCTCAAGGTCAAAGGCGTGGCCAAGGCCGAGCGCCACGCCCGCGCTGAAGAGGCCTTGGCGATGGTGGCGCTGGCCGGTTACGGTGCGCGCAAACCGGCGCAGCTGTCCGGCGGCCAGCGACAGCGCGTCGCCCTCGCCCGCGCCCTGGTCAACCGCCCACGGGTGCTGTTGCTCGACGAACCGCTAGGTGCACTGGACCTGAAGCTGCGTGAGCAGATGCAGGGCGAACTGAAAAAACTCCAGCGCCAGCTGGGGATCACCTTCATCTTCGTCACCCACGACCAGACCGAAGCGCTGTCGATGTCCGACCGGGTCGCGGTGTTCAACCGCGGCCGCATCGAACAGGTCGACACCCCGCGCAACCTGTACATGAAGCCGGCCACTACCTTCGTCGCCGAGTTCGTCGGCACCTCGAACGTGGTGCGCGGCGCGTTGGCCGAGCAGCTCAATGGCAGCCCCGCGCCGTTTTCCATCCGCCCCGAGCATATCCGCCTGGGCGAACAAGCCGCTGCCAGCCATGAAGTGCAAGTCAGCGGCCTGTTGCACGACGTGCAGTATCAAGGCAGCGCGACCCGCTTCGAGCTGCAGTTGGACAGCGGCCAGCTGCTGACAGTAAGCCAGGCCAACGACCGCTGGCAGGCACAGCCGCCCACCTGGCAGGCCGGCCAGCGGGTGCTGGCGCGCTGGCCCCGTGAAGCGATGACGGCGCTGCAGGAAACCGTGCTCGACGAGGGCCGCTGA
- the ydcS gene encoding putative ABC transporter substrate-binding protein YdcS produces the protein MSAHKTALLGAMTGALFASASLQAAEPLNALGAGEGRLDIVAWPGYIERGESDKAYDWVTGFEKETGCKVSVKTAATSDEMVSLMTKGGYDLVTASGDASLRLIAGKRVQPINTALIPNWKNIDPRLQNGGWYVVDKQAYGTPYQWGPNVLLYSTTVFKQPPTSWGVVFEPQNLPDGKPNKGRVQAYDGPIYIADAALYLKSAKPELGIQDPYELNETQYKAVLELLRQQQPLIHRYWHDATVQMSDVKNEGVAASSSWGYMVNGLKAEKQPVASTIPKEGATGWADTTMLHSEAKHPNCAYKWMDWSLQPKVQGDVAAWFGSLPAVPAACTGSELLGAEGCKTNGFDNFDKIAFWKTPQAQGGKFVPYSRWTQDYIAIMGGR, from the coding sequence ATGTCAGCGCACAAGACCGCATTGCTCGGCGCCATGACGGGCGCGTTGTTCGCCAGCGCCAGCCTGCAGGCCGCCGAACCGCTCAACGCCCTGGGAGCCGGCGAAGGGCGCCTGGATATCGTCGCCTGGCCCGGCTACATTGAGCGCGGTGAAAGCGACAAGGCCTACGATTGGGTCACTGGCTTTGAAAAGGAAACCGGCTGCAAGGTCAGCGTCAAGACCGCCGCCACCTCGGACGAAATGGTCAGCCTGATGACCAAGGGTGGCTACGACCTGGTCACCGCCTCGGGCGACGCGTCGCTGCGGCTGATCGCCGGCAAGCGGGTACAGCCGATCAACACCGCGCTGATCCCCAACTGGAAAAACATCGACCCGCGCCTGCAAAACGGCGGCTGGTACGTGGTCGACAAGCAAGCCTACGGCACCCCGTACCAATGGGGGCCGAACGTGCTGCTGTACAGCACCACGGTATTCAAGCAGCCGCCGACCAGCTGGGGCGTGGTCTTCGAACCGCAAAACCTGCCCGACGGCAAGCCGAACAAAGGCCGCGTGCAAGCCTACGACGGGCCGATCTACATCGCCGATGCGGCGCTGTACCTGAAGTCGGCCAAGCCGGAACTGGGCATCCAGGACCCCTACGAACTGAACGAGACCCAGTACAAAGCGGTGCTCGAACTGTTGCGCCAGCAACAGCCGCTGATTCACCGCTACTGGCATGACGCCACGGTGCAGATGAGCGATGTGAAGAACGAAGGCGTGGCCGCGTCCAGCTCCTGGGGCTACATGGTCAACGGCCTGAAAGCGGAGAAGCAGCCGGTGGCCTCGACCATTCCGAAAGAAGGCGCCACGGGCTGGGCCGACACCACCATGCTGCACAGCGAGGCCAAGCACCCCAACTGTGCCTACAAATGGATGGACTGGTCGCTGCAACCGAAGGTGCAAGGTGATGTGGCTGCCTGGTTCGGCTCGTTGCCGGCAGTGCCTGCAGCCTGCACCGGCAGCGAACTGCTGGGCGCCGAAGGGTGCAAAACCAATGGCTTCGACAACTTCGACAAGATCGCCTTCTGGAAGACCCCGCAGGCCCAGGGTGGCAAGTTCGTGCCGTACAGCCGTTGGACGCAGGATTACATTGCGATCATGGGTGGACGCTAA
- a CDS encoding tellurite resistance TerB family protein, translating to MNTRGLLDQLLKSGQQLLEKQAGKGGSGKPGTSAGGLGGLLSGVGGGALGAGALGLLLGSKKARKYGGKALTYGGLAALGVLAYKAYGNWQARQPGAGQAPEPQTLDRLPPAQAEQHSQAVLRALVAAAKSDGHIDERERALIEGEFTRLDTDRELQHWLHDELNKPLDPAEVARAAQTPEMAAEMYLASVMMVDQENFMERAYLDELARQLRLDPALRQELESQVRLAAGQ from the coding sequence ATGAACACCCGCGGACTGCTCGACCAACTGCTCAAGTCCGGCCAGCAACTGCTCGAAAAACAGGCCGGTAAAGGCGGCTCAGGCAAGCCTGGCACCAGCGCCGGTGGCCTTGGCGGCCTGCTCTCCGGCGTGGGTGGCGGCGCGTTGGGGGCAGGGGCGCTGGGCCTGTTGCTGGGTAGCAAGAAGGCCCGCAAATATGGCGGCAAAGCCCTGACCTACGGTGGCCTGGCTGCGCTCGGGGTGCTGGCCTACAAGGCCTACGGCAACTGGCAGGCGCGCCAGCCGGGGGCAGGGCAGGCGCCCGAGCCGCAAACCCTCGACCGCCTGCCACCGGCCCAGGCCGAGCAGCACAGCCAGGCGGTGCTGCGCGCACTGGTGGCAGCGGCCAAGTCCGATGGCCATATCGATGAGCGCGAGCGCGCCTTGATCGAAGGCGAGTTCACCCGCCTGGACACGGACCGCGAACTGCAACATTGGCTGCACGACGAGCTGAACAAACCGCTGGACCCGGCCGAAGTGGCGCGTGCTGCGCAAACACCGGAAATGGCCGCCGAGATGTACCTGGCCAGTGTCATGATGGTCGATCAGGAAAACTTCATGGAGCGCGCCTACCTGGACGAACTCGCCCGGCAGCTGCGCCTGGACCCGGCATTGCGCCAGGAACTGGAGAGCCAGGTGCGGCTCGCCGCAGGCCAATAG
- a CDS encoding methyl-accepting chemotaxis protein, which yields MKNWTLRQRILASFAVIIAIMLLMIVAAYSRLVAIESAEEAVGTDSIPGVYYSSMIRSAWVDSYVTSQQLVGLSNHREITSADMELFKSFEDRLKQHMASYQNTIKDSDDQARFDSFVELEQNYIKIVGQVLDTYRQHNYAEAERLIIEVLTPTWVDGRKHLNEVIENNRASADAATQDIVSAVSTAKGSMMVSLLLAIVAAGICGLLLMRAISAPMQRIVHALDRLRSGDLSMRLSLDRKDEFGAIESGFNEMAEALANLVSQAQRSSVQVTTSVTEIAATSKQQQATATETAATTTEIGATSREIAATSRDLVRTMTEVTSAADQASSLAGSGQQGLARMEETMHQVMGAADLVNAKLGILNEKASNITQMVVTIVKVADQTNLLSLNAAIEAEKAGEYGRGFAVVATEVRRLADQTAVATYDIEQMVREIQSAVSAGVMGMDKFSEEVRRGMFEVQQVGEQLSQIIHQVQALAPRVLMVNEGMQAQATGAEQINQALAQLSDASTQTVESLRQASFAIDELSQVAAGLRGGVSRFKV from the coding sequence GTGAAGAACTGGACCTTGCGCCAACGGATCCTGGCAAGTTTCGCCGTGATCATCGCCATCATGCTGCTGATGATCGTAGCCGCCTACTCGCGGCTGGTGGCGATCGAAAGTGCCGAGGAGGCAGTGGGGACCGACAGCATCCCCGGGGTCTACTACAGCTCGATGATCCGCAGTGCCTGGGTCGACAGCTACGTCACCAGCCAGCAACTGGTAGGGCTGTCCAACCACCGCGAAATCACCTCGGCGGATATGGAACTGTTCAAGAGCTTCGAGGACCGCCTCAAGCAACACATGGCCAGTTACCAGAACACCATCAAGGACAGCGACGACCAGGCCCGCTTCGACAGCTTCGTGGAGCTGGAACAGAACTACATCAAGATCGTCGGCCAGGTGCTGGACACCTACCGCCAGCACAACTATGCCGAAGCTGAACGGCTTATCATCGAGGTACTCACCCCCACATGGGTTGATGGTCGCAAGCACCTGAACGAAGTCATCGAGAACAACCGAGCTTCGGCCGACGCTGCCACTCAAGATATCGTCAGCGCCGTGAGCACGGCCAAGGGCAGCATGATGGTTTCGCTGCTGCTGGCAATCGTTGCCGCCGGGATCTGCGGGTTGCTACTGATGCGCGCCATCAGCGCCCCCATGCAGCGCATCGTCCACGCCCTCGACAGGCTGCGTTCAGGCGACCTGAGCATGCGCCTGAGCCTGGACCGCAAGGACGAGTTCGGCGCCATTGAAAGCGGCTTCAACGAAATGGCCGAGGCGCTGGCCAACCTGGTGTCCCAGGCCCAGCGGTCATCGGTGCAGGTGACCACCTCGGTGACCGAGATCGCCGCCACGTCCAAGCAGCAGCAGGCTACCGCCACCGAGACTGCCGCGACCACCACCGAAATCGGCGCCACCTCGCGGGAAATCGCCGCCACCTCGCGTGACTTGGTACGCACCATGACCGAGGTCACCTCTGCCGCCGATCAGGCCTCCAGCCTGGCCGGCTCCGGCCAGCAAGGCTTGGCCCGCATGGAAGAAACCATGCACCAGGTGATGGGCGCCGCCGACCTGGTCAATGCCAAGCTCGGCATCCTCAACGAAAAGGCCAGCAACATCACCCAGATGGTGGTGACCATCGTCAAGGTGGCCGACCAGACCAACCTGTTGTCGCTCAATGCCGCCATCGAAGCGGAAAAAGCCGGCGAATATGGCCGTGGCTTCGCCGTGGTGGCGACCGAGGTACGCCGCCTGGCTGACCAGACGGCCGTGGCCACCTACGACATCGAGCAGATGGTGCGCGAAATCCAGTCGGCGGTGTCGGCCGGGGTCATGGGCATGGACAAGTTCTCTGAAGAAGTGCGCCGCGGCATGTTCGAGGTGCAGCAAGTGGGCGAGCAGCTCAGCCAGATCATCCATCAGGTGCAGGCCCTGGCGCCGCGTGTGCTGATGGTCAACGAGGGCATGCAGGCCCAGGCCACCGGCGCCGAGCAGATCAACCAGGCGTTGGCCCAACTGAGCGATGCCAGTACCCAGACGGTCGAGTCGCTGCGCCAGGCCAGTTTTGCCATTGACGAGCTCAGCCAGGTGGCAGCAGGCCTGCGTGGCGGCGTGTCGCGCTTCAAAGTCTGA
- a CDS encoding chemotaxis protein CheW codes for MNDLQPRAAQASDAKGTLYLQFRIADQRFALDVHEVIEVLPRRPLKPIAQAPSWVAGILAHRGALVPVVDLSALSFGQAAAQRTSTRLVLVRYRGDWQLGLILEQATETLRCRPEEFQPYGLDNGDAAYLGPVRQDAQGLVQRIAVDDLLTDAVRELLFADERGAPAPGMPT; via the coding sequence ATGAACGACTTGCAACCCCGCGCAGCGCAGGCAAGCGACGCCAAGGGCACGCTGTACCTGCAGTTTCGCATCGCTGACCAGCGGTTTGCCCTGGACGTGCACGAGGTGATCGAGGTGTTGCCGCGTCGGCCGCTCAAGCCGATTGCCCAGGCGCCGTCGTGGGTCGCGGGCATCCTTGCGCACCGCGGCGCACTGGTGCCGGTGGTCGACCTGTCGGCACTGAGCTTTGGCCAGGCGGCGGCGCAACGCACCAGCACTCGCTTGGTGCTGGTGCGTTACCGGGGCGACTGGCAGCTTGGGCTGATCCTTGAACAGGCCACCGAGACCTTGCGTTGCCGCCCCGAAGAATTCCAGCCGTATGGCCTGGACAATGGCGACGCAGCGTACCTCGGGCCTGTGCGCCAGGATGCCCAGGGCTTGGTGCAGCGCATCGCCGTTGATGACCTGCTGACAGATGCCGTGCGCGAGCTGTTGTTCGCCGATGAACGCGGGGCCCCTGCGCCAGGAATGCCGACATGA
- a CDS encoding CheR family methyltransferase yields the protein MIEQRFFRYLHERIGLDVESVGAPMVERALRQRCSAVNAVDLDDYWLRLQQSADEQQALIEAVIVPETWFFRYPESFTALVGLAHKRLAELAGARPVRLLSLPCSTGEEPYSLAMALLDGGMGPGTFVIDGIDISPNSVAKGEQAVYGRNAFRGSDLGFRERFFDALGDGHRLHDRVRQQVSLQVGNVLDPALASRDGLYDFVFCRNLLIYFDVATQQRVFEVLKRLTHPQGVLFIGPAEGSLLARLGMRPLGIAQSFAYVRQEGAVAPARALPVPPAKRALPPLPLPVYPPPTPSLARPLRALPFTAKAPLPAERKGENEAELLASIARHANAGASAQARAACQRYLSQFAPTAQVYYWLGLLSDTEGDAGQALTHYRKALYLEPQHPEALVHLAALLAAQGDLAGAQRLQARAARAGREPER from the coding sequence ATGATTGAACAGCGTTTCTTCCGCTATTTGCACGAGCGCATCGGCCTGGACGTGGAGTCGGTAGGCGCGCCGATGGTCGAGCGTGCCTTGCGCCAGCGCTGCAGTGCCGTGAACGCCGTGGACCTGGACGACTACTGGCTGCGCCTGCAGCAGTCGGCGGACGAGCAACAGGCCCTGATCGAGGCGGTCATCGTCCCCGAGACCTGGTTTTTCCGTTACCCGGAATCCTTCACGGCCCTGGTGGGGCTGGCCCACAAGCGCCTGGCAGAACTGGCCGGCGCCCGCCCGGTGCGGCTGCTCAGCCTGCCGTGCTCGACCGGCGAAGAACCTTATTCACTGGCCATGGCGCTGCTCGATGGTGGCATGGGCCCTGGCACGTTCGTGATCGATGGCATCGACATCAGCCCCAATTCGGTGGCCAAGGGTGAGCAGGCCGTTTATGGCCGCAATGCGTTTCGCGGCAGCGACCTGGGGTTTCGCGAGCGCTTTTTCGATGCGCTCGGTGACGGCCATCGCCTGCATGATCGCGTGCGCCAGCAAGTCAGCCTGCAAGTGGGTAATGTGCTGGACCCGGCCCTGGCCAGCCGCGATGGCCTGTACGACTTCGTGTTCTGTCGCAATCTGTTGATTTATTTCGACGTGGCCACCCAGCAGCGCGTGTTCGAGGTGCTCAAGCGCCTGACTCATCCGCAGGGTGTGCTGTTTATCGGGCCTGCCGAAGGCAGCTTGCTGGCGCGGCTGGGCATGCGCCCGCTGGGTATCGCTCAATCGTTCGCCTACGTGCGTCAGGAGGGCGCCGTGGCACCGGCCCGCGCACTACCCGTGCCTCCAGCCAAGCGCGCGCTGCCGCCTTTGCCCCTGCCCGTGTACCCGCCGCCGACGCCGTCATTGGCGCGGCCGTTGCGAGCGCTTCCGTTCACTGCCAAGGCGCCACTGCCGGCAGAACGCAAAGGCGAGAACGAAGCCGAACTGCTGGCCAGCATTGCCCGGCATGCCAACGCGGGCGCCAGTGCGCAGGCGCGTGCCGCCTGCCAGCGCTACTTGAGCCAGTTCGCGCCGACGGCGCAGGTTTACTACTGGCTGGGCTTGCTCAGTGATACCGAAGGCGACGCCGGCCAGGCGCTTACCCACTATCGCAAGGCCCTGTACCTGGAGCCGCAGCACCCCGAGGCCTTGGTGCACCTGGCGGCCTTGCTCGCGGCCCAGGGCGACCTGGCAGGCGCTCAGCGTTTGCAGGCGCGTGCTGCACGGGCGGGACGGGAGCCTGAACGATGA
- a CDS encoding chemotaxis protein CheW: protein MRGESAMQLLAQADERIDDCWNRIGVHGDKQCPLLERHIHCRNCDVYAAAATRLLDRYALLQDDHAAVAPAAEESVGRSMLLFRLGEEWLALATACLAEIAPLQAVHSLPHQRSRMLQGVANVRGALVPCLSLADLLGVQPAAGQQRSGREMPRMLILAAEGGPVVMAVEEIDGIHRLDPTLLGSGQDVTHFTAAVLQWRGRSVRVLDDQHLLSAVQRSLS, encoded by the coding sequence ATGAGGGGTGAATCCGCGATGCAACTGCTTGCGCAGGCCGACGAGCGCATCGACGACTGCTGGAACCGCATCGGCGTGCACGGTGACAAACAGTGCCCGCTGCTGGAGCGGCATATTCATTGCCGCAACTGTGACGTGTATGCCGCTGCCGCCACGCGCCTGCTCGACCGTTATGCCCTGCTGCAGGATGACCACGCCGCAGTTGCGCCAGCGGCCGAGGAATCGGTTGGCCGCTCCATGCTGCTGTTCAGGCTCGGCGAAGAATGGCTGGCCTTGGCCACCGCCTGCCTGGCTGAAATCGCCCCCTTGCAGGCGGTGCATTCGCTGCCGCACCAGCGTTCCCGAATGCTGCAGGGCGTCGCCAACGTGCGCGGTGCCTTGGTGCCGTGCCTGTCGCTGGCGGACTTGCTGGGTGTGCAGCCGGCTGCTGGGCAGCAACGCAGCGGCCGCGAGATGCCGCGCATGCTGATCCTGGCTGCCGAAGGGGGGCCGGTGGTGATGGCGGTCGAGGAAATCGACGGCATTCACCGGCTTGACCCGACGCTGCTGGGCAGTGGCCAGGACGTTACCCACTTTACCGCGGCGGTGCTGCAGTGGCGCGGCCGCAGTGTGCGGGTGCTGGACGATCAACACTTACTGTCTGCGGTGCAGCGGAGCCTGTCATGA
- a CDS encoding hybrid sensor histidine kinase/response regulator yields the protein MTPEQMRDASLLELFSLEAEAQTQVLSAGLMALERNPTQADQLEACMRAAHSLKGAARIVGVDAGVSVAHVMEDCLVAAQEGRLRLSAEHIDALLQGTDLLMRIATPGDAGAQATLPVFLAQMASLLDPGAAPASLPMAMAMPSPTAPVPTLPVEPLPMAPEPMEVDVELEPAPRRKAGKRAGEGAERVLRVTADRLNSLLDLSSKSLVETQRLKPYLATLQRLKRMHGQGMQALDGLRMQLEDSGQSSEVLEALAQTQRLLVETQQILQQQAADLDEFGWQASQRAQLLYDTALACRMRPFADVLAGQSRMVRDLGRSLGKPVRLVIEGEKTQVDRDVLEKLEAPLTHLLRNAVDHGIELPERRLLAGKAQEGVIRLRASHQAGMLSLELIDDGAGIDLERLRSAIVERAMSPADTVARMSEAELITFLFLPGFSLRDKVTEVSGRGVGLDAVQHMIRELRGSIELTQLAGQGCRFHLQVPLTLSVVRSLVVEVGGEAYAFPLAHIERTLEVTAEQIVQIEGRQHFWHEGRHIGLVAASQLLNRPAGQADESSLRVVVIREREQLYGVAVERLIGERVLVVMPLDPRLGKVQDISSGALLDDGSVVLIVDVEDLLRSVEKLLSTGSLERIERGNSGTRGLARKRILVVDDSLTVRELQRKLLGNRGYEVAVAVDGMDGWNALRGEDFDLLITDIDMPRMDGIELVTLVRRDQRLQSLPVMVVSYKDREEDRRRGLDAGADYYLAKASFHDDALLDAVVELIGGAQG from the coding sequence ATGACCCCAGAGCAAATGCGCGACGCATCGTTGCTCGAGCTGTTCAGCCTGGAAGCCGAGGCGCAGACCCAGGTACTCAGCGCCGGCCTGATGGCGCTGGAGCGCAACCCCACCCAGGCCGACCAACTGGAAGCCTGCATGCGCGCGGCCCACTCCCTGAAAGGGGCCGCACGTATTGTCGGGGTCGATGCTGGCGTGAGCGTGGCCCACGTGATGGAAGACTGCCTGGTGGCGGCGCAGGAAGGCCGCTTGCGGTTGAGCGCCGAGCATATCGATGCGCTGCTGCAGGGGACCGACCTGTTGATGCGCATCGCCACGCCGGGCGACGCGGGCGCCCAAGCGACACTGCCGGTGTTCCTTGCGCAGATGGCCAGCTTGCTGGACCCGGGCGCGGCACCAGCGTCGCTGCCAATGGCGATGGCCATGCCGTCGCCGACAGCGCCCGTGCCAACCCTGCCTGTCGAGCCCTTGCCGATGGCCCCCGAGCCCATGGAAGTGGACGTCGAGCTTGAGCCCGCGCCACGGCGCAAGGCCGGTAAACGCGCCGGCGAAGGCGCTGAGCGGGTGCTGCGGGTCACGGCCGACCGCCTCAACAGCTTACTCGACCTGTCCAGCAAGTCGCTGGTCGAGACCCAGCGGCTCAAGCCTTACCTGGCCACCCTGCAGCGCCTCAAGCGCATGCATGGCCAAGGCATGCAGGCACTCGATGGTTTGCGCATGCAACTGGAGGACAGTGGCCAGAGCAGCGAGGTACTCGAAGCCCTGGCCCAGACCCAGCGCTTGTTGGTCGAGACCCAGCAGATTCTGCAGCAGCAGGCCGCCGACCTCGACGAGTTCGGCTGGCAGGCCAGCCAGCGTGCGCAATTGCTCTATGACACGGCGCTGGCCTGCCGGATGCGGCCCTTTGCCGACGTTCTGGCCGGGCAGAGCCGCATGGTCCGTGACCTTGGGCGGTCTCTGGGCAAGCCGGTGCGCTTGGTCATCGAAGGCGAAAAAACCCAAGTCGACCGCGATGTGCTGGAAAAGCTCGAAGCGCCGCTGACCCACCTGCTGCGCAATGCGGTCGACCATGGTATCGAACTGCCAGAGCGGCGCCTGCTGGCAGGCAAGGCGCAGGAGGGCGTGATTCGCCTGCGTGCCTCGCACCAGGCCGGCATGCTCAGCCTCGAGCTGATTGACGATGGCGCCGGGATCGACCTGGAGCGCCTGCGCAGCGCCATCGTCGAACGGGCCATGTCGCCGGCCGACACCGTGGCGCGGATGAGCGAGGCGGAGCTGATCACGTTCCTGTTCTTGCCCGGCTTCAGCTTGCGCGACAAGGTGACCGAGGTGTCGGGGCGCGGGGTTGGCCTGGACGCCGTGCAACACATGATCCGCGAGCTGCGCGGGTCGATCGAATTGACCCAGCTGGCCGGTCAGGGCTGCCGCTTCCACCTGCAGGTGCCGCTGACGCTGTCGGTGGTGCGTAGCCTGGTGGTGGAAGTGGGCGGCGAAGCGTATGCCTTCCCGCTCGCGCACATCGAACGTACGCTGGAGGTGACTGCCGAGCAGATCGTGCAGATCGAAGGGCGTCAGCATTTTTGGCATGAAGGGCGGCACATCGGCCTGGTGGCGGCCAGCCAGTTGCTCAATCGCCCGGCAGGGCAGGCCGATGAAAGCAGCCTGCGGGTGGTGGTGATTCGAGAGCGCGAGCAACTCTACGGGGTAGCCGTAGAACGCTTGATCGGGGAGCGGGTGCTGGTGGTTATGCCCCTCGATCCGCGCCTGGGCAAGGTCCAGGACATCTCCTCCGGGGCGTTGCTCGACGATGGCTCGGTGGTGCTGATCGTCGACGTCGAAGACCTGCTGCGCTCGGTGGAAAAACTGCTCAGTACCGGCAGCCTGGAGCGCATCGAGCGGGGCAACAGTGGCACCCGCGGCCTGGCGCGCAAACGCATCCTGGTGGTCGACGACTCGCTCACCGTGCGCGAACTGCAGCGCAAACTGTTGGGTAACCGCGGTTACGAAGTGGCCGTGGCGGTGGATGGCATGGACGGCTGGAATGCCCTGCGCGGCGAAGACTTCGACTTGCTGATCACCGACATCGATATGCCGCGCATGGATGGCATCGAGCTGGTCACCCTGGTGCGCCGGGACCAGCGCCTGCAATCGTTGCCGGTGATGGTGGTGTCGTACAAGGACCGTGAGGAAGACCGGCGGCGTGGTCTGGACGCTGGCGCCGACTACTATTTGGCAAAGGCCAGTTTCCACGACGATGCGTTGCTGGATGCTGTGGTGGAGCTGATTGGAGGTGCTCAGGGATGA